In Methanonatronarchaeum sp. AMET-Sl, one genomic interval encodes:
- a CDS encoding PAS domain S-box protein, with product MKFQESLVLFISKDRGYSRSFRSGINDQFSFDVSVIELNDFLERSDIDFDAIVFDYSSYDEFNVVEKVCEKLDKDTPLLIITDEFINEDFVRALDLNVDRFIKRSIVKNNIEYLYKAIDYEVQEFFSKKKSEELARDFRKSNKRLVEIFDELKSFVGVLDSDGVLISINKSAMELINADKRAVEGRLFWNTPWWFHSEEIQEEIQNCIEQAVKTGACEFEVSRVGDKKRDYYFTLKPIQDSNEGLPLLFIEGKDITKQKKREKEYHKLINNLNDIVLINEIKYPYRIIQVNETAGQKLEYTQDELLMMRTLDLEMPKFAESMDERMEKLQEKKSIVFKTVIITKEGNKIPFEISSNLIKYRGRLVSLNIMRDISNRIETEQKVEFFNSLLLNVFKDKIDLSYKYLNILSDQNIPEIESEFLFSTKENVKEIKTLIDDIAPVFSEKNYQNTEFSLIRLFKEALNKNQKEIESRRVKVHIECNDYIIDTNKLTTELLSNLLRISVNTSKSRNILIKDIKDSEGVKIMYEDDGLEYDLTSEDYWTINLEGKKDIRLYLIRKISELNNIKIIEGPSKGLYGNKYIMEFPK from the coding sequence ATGAAGTTCCAAGAGTCTTTAGTGCTCTTCATAAGTAAGGACAGGGGTTATTCCCGGTCATTTAGGTCTGGTATTAATGACCAATTTAGTTTTGATGTTTCAGTTATTGAGTTAAATGACTTTTTAGAGCGTTCTGACATAGATTTTGACGCTATCGTGTTTGATTACTCCAGTTATGATGAGTTTAATGTCGTAGAGAAGGTTTGTGAGAAATTAGATAAAGACACACCATTACTTATTATAACCGATGAATTTATCAATGAAGATTTTGTAAGGGCCCTCGACCTAAATGTAGATCGTTTTATAAAGAGGTCTATTGTCAAAAACAACATCGAATATCTTTATAAAGCTATAGATTATGAAGTCCAGGAGTTTTTTTCAAAGAAAAAAAGTGAAGAACTTGCTAGGGATTTCAGAAAAAGCAATAAACGTTTAGTAGAGATATTTGATGAATTAAAATCCTTTGTAGGTGTTTTAGATTCAGATGGAGTTTTAATCTCAATCAATAAATCCGCTATGGAATTAATCAACGCAGATAAAAGAGCGGTAGAGGGGCGTTTATTCTGGAACACCCCTTGGTGGTTCCATTCTGAAGAAATTCAAGAAGAAATCCAAAACTGCATTGAGCAAGCAGTGAAAACCGGTGCATGTGAATTCGAGGTAAGTAGAGTTGGAGATAAAAAACGTGATTATTACTTCACACTTAAACCGATTCAAGACAGTAATGAAGGTCTTCCGTTACTATTCATTGAAGGTAAAGATATAACAAAACAGAAAAAACGTGAAAAAGAGTATCATAAATTAATAAACAACCTCAACGATATTGTGCTAATAAATGAAATCAAATATCCATACAGAATAATTCAGGTTAACGAGACAGCTGGGCAAAAACTAGAGTACACTCAAGATGAACTACTTATGATGCGTACCTTAGATTTAGAGATGCCTAAGTTTGCTGAATCGATGGACGAACGGATGGAGAAACTGCAGGAAAAGAAATCCATTGTGTTTAAAACCGTAATAATAACAAAAGAAGGGAACAAAATTCCATTTGAAATAAGCTCCAACTTAATTAAATATAGAGGACGTTTAGTATCACTAAATATAATGCGGGATATATCAAATAGAATTGAAACCGAGCAGAAGGTTGAGTTCTTCAACTCACTACTACTCAATGTCTTTAAAGACAAAATCGATTTATCCTATAAATACCTTAACATACTAAGCGATCAAAATATCCCTGAGATTGAATCCGAGTTTTTATTTAGCACAAAAGAAAATGTAAAGGAAATAAAAACACTAATCGATGACATTGCACCAGTATTCAGTGAAAAAAACTACCAAAATACTGAATTCAGTTTAATACGACTTTTTAAAGAAGCGTTAAATAAAAACCAAAAAGAAATTGAGTCCAGACGAGTTAAAGTTCACATCGAATGCAACGACTACATAATCGATACAAATAAACTAACAACAGAACTTCTCTCCAACCTATTACGGATATCGGTAAACACATCAAAATCACGTAATATATTAATTAAAGACATAAAAGACAGCGAAGGAGTTAAGATCATGTACGAAGACGATGGATTAGAATACGACCTTACAAGCGAAGACTACTGGACAATAAATCTAGAGGGAAAGAAAGACATAAGACTTTATTTAATCAGAAAAATAAGCGAATTAAACAACATAAAAATCATCGAAGGGCCTTCGAAAGGTCTTTACGGCAATAAATACATTATGGAATTCCCTAAATAA
- a CDS encoding winged helix-turn-helix transcriptional regulator, with product MGLDTLQKQILNELYEGRSSYSEIGEKLDISQTTVYRKIKEMEEEGYIQKNRAILPNYNKLDISVVALGISLKDIESEDKVIDILKNDEYSNILFRGYLEHSIISILFCEEGKAGKAVKKIKNEFRQNNINPETVDITISTAIEKIDMLPNLSKTL from the coding sequence ATGGGTCTGGATACACTGCAAAAACAGATATTGAATGAATTATATGAGGGCCGGAGTTCTTACTCTGAAATAGGAGAGAAGCTTGATATAAGTCAGACAACGGTGTATAGGAAAATAAAGGAAATGGAGGAGGAGGGGTATATTCAAAAGAATCGGGCGATTCTTCCTAACTATAATAAATTGGATATATCTGTTGTTGCTTTGGGTATTTCCTTAAAAGATATTGAATCAGAGGATAAAGTTATCGATATTCTCAAGAATGATGAATATTCTAACATACTTTTTAGAGGTTATTTAGAGCACAGTATAATTTCTATCTTGTTTTGTGAGGAAGGTAAGGCTGGTAAGGCGGTTAAAAAAATTAAAAATGAGTTTAGGCAAAATAACATAAATCCTGAAACCGTTGATATCACGATTAGTACAGCAATAGAGAAAATAGATATGCTGCCTAACCTATCTAAAACACTTTAA
- a CDS encoding cobalamin-dependent protein (Presence of a B(12) (cobalamin)-binding domain implies dependence on cobalamin itself, in one of its several forms, or in some unusual lineages, dependence on a cobalamin-like analog.): MVNISGANLENIFIRYDVKVEQEATPEDVFKEMAPKGEPWKTITKKLVFLEDVTDEVEKALNKHEPEDVINKGLIPGMDINGELYSRGIYYLPQLILAGDAMSKGIELCEEAMANKGRSREAKGKIIMHAAEGDPHDIGKDIAAAMLKAQGYEVIDLGRDVPVEDVVDAVKEKNPDVVTGTALMTTTQTAFPRVAKRLEEEGVNVTFIGAGGAVNQSYVHSFPMGVYADEAADGPNICEAVINGKTWKEIREEYDEIVPSSA, from the coding sequence ATGGTAAACATAAGCGGAGCAAACCTTGAAAACATATTCATACGATACGACGTCAAGGTGGAGCAAGAAGCTACACCCGAAGACGTCTTCAAAGAAATGGCACCCAAAGGAGAACCATGGAAAACAATCACAAAAAAACTAGTCTTCCTTGAAGACGTAACCGACGAAGTAGAAAAAGCACTCAACAAACACGAACCAGAAGACGTTATAAACAAAGGCCTAATCCCAGGAATGGACATCAACGGAGAACTATACTCAAGAGGAATATACTACCTACCTCAACTAATACTCGCAGGAGACGCAATGAGCAAAGGAATAGAGCTATGCGAAGAAGCAATGGCCAACAAAGGAAGATCAAGAGAAGCAAAAGGAAAAATCATAATGCACGCAGCAGAAGGAGATCCACACGACATTGGAAAAGATATCGCAGCAGCAATGCTCAAAGCACAAGGCTACGAAGTAATCGACCTAGGAAGAGACGTACCAGTCGAAGACGTAGTAGACGCAGTAAAAGAGAAAAACCCAGACGTAGTAACAGGAACGGCATTAATGACCACAACACAAACAGCCTTCCCACGAGTTGCCAAGAGATTAGAAGAAGAAGGAGTCAACGTAACATTTATTGGAGCCGGTGGAGCCGTCAACCAATCCTACGTACACAGCTTCCCAATGGGAGTATACGCCGATGAAGCAGCAGACGGACCAAACATATGCGAAGCAGTCATAAACGGAAAAACATGGAAAGAAATAAGAGAAGAGTACGATGAAATCGTACCATCATCAGCATAA
- a CDS encoding methyltransferase MtaB domain-containing protein, whose translation MSKYTEMAYDDPEEMIFGEAKEPVTYGHGPQITAGGGQVFGVTKIAPRPGAEARPEKLKTEFRKITKTILQRAVTLGFPTQEIENEWVHQMGENPVEYAQGPAIQNQAAIAEEFAEEHGIATATTHTIPDLRVSEKGLRHGQDRESFYPEKVIGSFEIAAENGADVLKIESSGGMELADYGIQRGDIKAFLFGIGYLGSIDMEWLWSQIVDIAEKNNVVPGGDTNCPAANTAMFIAGGYLDQDIARTFSAITRAICAGRTIVAWEQGATGPDKDCGYEGPIVKAIAGKPIVMEGKDCSVAHADLMGNLAAQVCDGWSNESAEFHEEFSGWSSGTWAEAVGYEVSLMNTAKELGEDKTLRDIYMASDRYRSPESFITAYDNAYKIGEAMVEEGDSYYRRSKAAALKAAELIEEANEKGELQLSSHEKDTLDTIVTDLRALPEEEDKFVEECLNEYGDLPKFDPKNYGL comes from the coding sequence ATGTCTAAATATACTGAAATGGCGTATGACGATCCAGAAGAAATGATTTTTGGAGAAGCGAAAGAACCTGTAACCTACGGACACGGCCCCCAAATAACAGCAGGAGGCGGCCAAGTATTCGGAGTAACTAAAATAGCACCAAGACCAGGAGCAGAAGCACGACCAGAAAAACTAAAAACCGAATTCCGAAAAATAACCAAAACAATACTACAAAGAGCAGTAACACTAGGATTCCCAACACAAGAAATAGAAAACGAATGGGTACACCAAATGGGAGAAAACCCAGTAGAATACGCACAAGGACCAGCAATCCAAAACCAAGCCGCAATAGCAGAAGAATTCGCAGAAGAACACGGAATAGCAACAGCAACAACCCACACAATCCCAGACCTAAGAGTATCAGAAAAAGGCCTAAGACACGGACAAGACCGAGAATCATTCTACCCAGAAAAAGTAATCGGCAGCTTCGAAATAGCAGCCGAAAACGGAGCCGACGTACTAAAAATCGAATCATCAGGAGGAATGGAACTAGCCGACTACGGAATACAAAGAGGAGACATAAAAGCATTCCTATTCGGAATCGGATACCTAGGATCCATCGACATGGAATGGCTCTGGAGCCAAATAGTCGACATCGCAGAAAAAAACAACGTAGTACCAGGAGGAGACACAAACTGCCCAGCAGCAAACACAGCAATGTTCATAGCAGGCGGATACCTAGACCAAGACATAGCAAGAACATTCAGCGCAATCACAAGAGCAATCTGCGCAGGCCGAACAATAGTCGCCTGGGAACAAGGAGCAACCGGACCAGACAAAGACTGCGGATACGAAGGACCAATCGTAAAAGCAATCGCAGGCAAACCAATCGTAATGGAAGGGAAGGATTGCAGTGTTGCGCATGCTGACCTAATGGGTAATCTAGCCGCACAGGTATGTGATGGTTGGTCAAACGAGTCAGCTGAATTCCACGAAGAATTCAGTGGATGGAGCAGCGGAACATGGGCGGAAGCAGTAGGATACGAAGTATCCCTCATGAACACAGCCAAAGAACTAGGAGAAGACAAAACACTAAGAGACATCTACATGGCGTCAGACAGATACCGATCCCCAGAAAGCTTCATAACAGCATACGACAACGCATACAAAATAGGAGAAGCCATGGTGGAAGAGGGAGACAGTTACTACAGAAGATCAAAAGCAGCCGCACTCAAAGCAGCCGAACTAATCGAAGAAGCAAACGAAAAAGGAGAACTCCAACTCAGCTCACACGAAAAAGACACACTAGACACAATAGTAACAGACCTAAGAGCACTACCAGAAGAAGAAGACAAATTCGTAGAAGAATGCCTCAACGAATACGGAGACCTACCAAAATTCGATCCAAAAAACTACGGACTGTAA
- a CDS encoding zinc ribbon domain-containing protein — translation MPSKYVHLSGRDIDNKYAELHGEKVEKESKSSSLAPLSCPRCEADNSPESNFCFRCGQAMNIKAQQELDKGGERVMKAFAELQDGDVMGMLKLTSKLCSLMEEDREVRERVEML, via the coding sequence ATGCCATCTAAATATGTACACCTATCAGGAAGAGATATCGATAACAAGTATGCAGAGTTACATGGTGAAAAGGTGGAGAAGGAGTCAAAATCTTCTTCACTTGCTCCGCTGAGTTGCCCTAGATGTGAAGCCGATAATAGTCCTGAATCTAATTTCTGTTTTAGGTGTGGTCAGGCAATGAATATTAAAGCTCAACAGGAATTGGATAAGGGTGGTGAAAGGGTGATGAAGGCTTTTGCAGAGTTGCAGGACGGGGATGTTATGGGGATGTTGAAGTTGACCTCGAAGCTATGTAGTTTGATGGAGGAGGATAGGGAGGTTAGAGAGAGGGTTGAAATGCTTTAA
- a CDS encoding tyrosine-type recombinase/integrase: MKSFYKWINGGEYPSKVKWINTTQKGKDKSKLPKDLLTEEDILKLLRKCTHVRDKAFISILWETGARIGELIDLEVGDFEDHHHGFKINLNGKTGERRLLLISSVPHLTTWLNSHPNRNDKDAPLWVNIGNSHNGQKCSYMALSKILKKTAKEAGVDKPVNPHQFRHSRTTYLANEFTEAQL; the protein is encoded by the coding sequence TTGAAAAGTTTCTACAAATGGATAAACGGTGGAGAGTATCCAAGTAAGGTTAAATGGATTAATACAACCCAGAAAGGTAAAGATAAATCTAAACTTCCTAAAGACCTCTTAACAGAGGAAGACATACTTAAATTACTGAGAAAATGCACCCACGTAAGAGACAAAGCCTTTATATCTATTCTATGGGAGACCGGAGCCAGAATTGGTGAGTTGATTGATTTAGAGGTCGGAGATTTCGAAGACCACCATCATGGATTCAAAATTAATTTAAATGGTAAAACGGGAGAACGTAGGTTGTTGTTGATAAGCAGTGTACCCCACCTTACCACCTGGTTAAACTCACATCCAAACAGAAATGATAAGGATGCTCCGCTATGGGTTAACATAGGTAATTCACATAATGGCCAGAAATGCAGTTACATGGCTTTGAGTAAGATTCTTAAGAAGACAGCTAAAGAGGCTGGTGTAGATAAACCGGTTAATCCACATCAGTTTAGGCATAGTAGGACCACATATCTGGCCAACGAGTTTACGGAAGCACAGCTCTAG
- a CDS encoding class I SAM-dependent methyltransferase — MKGKKWYKDPEIAEKYEPKRFSGAGGSYINQTEKSCVKNALGEIKDQKILEIATGTGRFSLMLAEMGADVTACDISSPMLEIAQTKADKKGLTDTINFFKGDAEKLPFKDNTFDKVMAIRFMHLVDEPEKFLKEMARVSKNTVIFDTFNLQSFRILYNKILPMDSRLYSNEEIKELAEKTNLEITDKIDSFVIPFAIYRFTPDLLANTLKEIDYTILNKQTGKKLSSVTYWKLKKKKTKEEK, encoded by the coding sequence ATGAAAGGAAAAAAATGGTATAAAGACCCGGAAATCGCAGAAAAATACGAACCCAAAAGATTCAGCGGCGCAGGAGGATCATACATAAACCAAACCGAAAAATCCTGCGTCAAAAACGCCCTAGGAGAAATAAAAGACCAAAAAATCCTAGAGATAGCAACAGGAACAGGCCGTTTCTCCCTAATGCTAGCAGAAATGGGTGCAGACGTAACAGCCTGCGACATATCCAGTCCAATGCTAGAGATAGCTCAAACAAAAGCAGATAAAAAAGGCCTAACAGACACAATCAATTTCTTCAAAGGCGACGCCGAAAAACTCCCATTCAAAGACAACACATTCGACAAAGTCATGGCAATAAGATTCATGCACCTAGTAGACGAACCAGAGAAATTCCTAAAAGAAATGGCCAGAGTCTCCAAAAACACAGTAATATTCGACACATTCAACCTACAGAGCTTCAGAATACTCTACAACAAAATACTACCAATGGACAGCCGACTATACTCCAACGAAGAAATAAAAGAACTCGCAGAAAAAACCAACCTCGAAATAACAGACAAAATAGACAGCTTCGTAATACCATTCGCAATCTATAGATTCACCCCCGACCTACTAGCCAACACCCTAAAAGAAATAGACTACACAATCCTCAACAAACAAACCGGAAAAAAACTCAGCTCAGTAACCTACTGGAAACTCAAGAAAAAAAAAACAAAGGAGGAAAAATAA
- the rimI gene encoding ribosomal protein S18-alanine N-acetyltransferase, whose translation MNDKPKIRQFHQKDLLEINKIETKVFNKESYHPYTFLEYNTPKNIFYVVEKQNKIIGYVIITPTTTKNAKIISIAIDPEHQSQGIGTKLLKKAINTTKKQKTKKISLEVKKTNKKAIKFYRKLGFQKTKTKKQYYNNGEDAYYMTKKTQQKTKETERNKH comes from the coding sequence ATGAACGATAAACCAAAAATAAGACAATTCCACCAAAAAGACCTACTAGAAATCAACAAAATAGAAACAAAAGTTTTCAACAAAGAATCATACCACCCATACACCTTTTTAGAATACAACACACCTAAAAACATTTTTTACGTAGTTGAAAAACAAAACAAAATCATCGGATACGTAATAATAACACCAACAACAACCAAAAACGCCAAAATAATATCAATAGCCATAGACCCAGAACACCAATCACAAGGAATCGGCACCAAACTACTGAAAAAAGCAATAAACACAACCAAAAAACAAAAAACCAAAAAAATATCCCTAGAAGTCAAAAAAACAAACAAAAAAGCAATAAAATTCTACAGAAAACTAGGATTCCAAAAAACAAAAACAAAAAAACAATACTACAACAATGGAGAAGACGCATACTACATGACCAAAAAAACACAACAAAAAACCAAAGAAACAGAAAGAAACAAACACTAA